The sequence TGGTGACTTCCCCCAGCCCTTGGAGGAGCAGACGGAGGACAGACCTCAGCAGAGCTGGAATTCCTCTAGGAACCATCGTCACTAAAGACAATAAGAATCCTCACTATTACATTTATGCCACTTCCATGAATATGAGATGCTCATTATATTACTTAGCAGCAGCTGAACTAAGCACAAAATATATGGGAAAACtacagctagagcaggggtgtcaaacatccggcctgggggccaaatgaggcccctgTGCAACTGGCtcttctacaaaccctaatggctcttgtctgctcccttctacctctctcttgcctccttctgcatctcagcttgctttgtaaggcttgctcaatcgcacaggagctacagagcaaaacctcaatttttctccattggttgaggctcctccccctcctggtcccctggggaaggaaggaaagagccagagcttcctttgcccagttccctggatctcaggggagaaatacaaagaaagtacctttaagaccaacaagtgctaatgttttaagggtttttttaaaaaaatctttactcgtgtttgtctgtgtaccTTAAAGGTTTacctctgctacttaatcttaagtaggtacccgcattgcccagcctggcccaacaaagtctcctttatgtcagatctggccctcataacaaatgagcttgacaccccggGCTACAGCATGTGTGCCACAAGAGCTCTGGGGATCCCATCACAACCGATCCCCAGGAAAAGGACACAGGTGGGCCAGAAGTACTCAGGTGGCATCCACAGCCACCAGGTCAAAACACTCCACCCAGGTGCTCGAGCACCTCCCTGCCTGGAAAGCAGAAGCAGACTTgctcctggtggggggggggcgtcaaTGTCGGAGCCGCCAAGAGATCCACCACACCCCAACATccaagtccagcagcatcttggAGGTCTACAAAGGGGGGGCGGAGGGAATAAACTTTCTTGAGAGTtcaagttccctttgtcagatatcagCTGTTCAGCTGCACCCCAACCCAGCTTCCCTTTGCTGCTGCCGCCCCACACAGGGCAGtggagagaggagaggaaggggaggcctTTCCTATCAAGCACCAGCTTCGTCGGCTCAACCAAAAAGACTCCAATGGGTGGGAGGGCGCCAGCTCTCTTCCCAGGAGGCcaacccacccccacagccaggaGAAGACGGAGGGCCAGCAGCCCTGCCCAGGTATGCAGGAAGTTTGCCTTCCTTCGCTCCCAGGAACACGCCCGGCTCCCTGCCCAGGCAAGCAGTGCAGCGGAGTATTTACAGGCAACACaagcagcctccccccaccccgctcatGCCCCAGTCCCAGGGCCCTATCCCCACGCTAGCCCCTCTCTCCCCGTGACAAAGAATCCACAGCTCCTTCACCCTTTGGGTTTGGGGAACCGGGTGCCCTCCATATGTTGACAACAACCTGCTctctctcgccccccccccccccgatccccgGGGGAAGCAAGAGCAGGCTGGTGGCGACAACCGCAACCCACGCGGGAGGGATCTCGAAGGGCCTGGGCCTGCCTCCTGCTCTGGGTGGGATTTAGCCGACCTGGTCACAAGCCTACAGGCTGCACTAGGGGCAGAAGAGGCCAAGGGATGCAGCTACAGCCCCCTGCCCCTCAGCTCTGGATCCCCGCCTGGGAACACCTGAGCTCCTCACAGGTCTGCCCTTCCAGCCCGGGCGCAGCTTTGGCTCAGGGGGCTGGCTGCGGGACCCCCACCCCGACTAGGGCGCCCGTGTCCAGCCACACCCGCCAAGGGGCGCGAGCGAGGACCTGTGCCATGGCCCCCCACCTGCCTGCCCCACAGCTCTGCACACTGGGCACAGCTAAGCTGTGGCGGAAGAGGGCTGCTTCTGGGAGCTGCTTTTCGGGAAGGAGCCGGCTTGTGGGAGTCGGGATGCCGCCAGGCAGGCTGCTGCGCTGCTCCGGGCATCCCCAGCTGGTGCCCTCCGGGACGGGCAGCCCTCGCAGGGCCGGCGTGCCGATGCAGAggccaggcgggggggggggggtctgcggCGCCCTGCCCAGGCCAAAGAGACCCTTCTCTCCCGCAGGCAGGCAGGGCTCGACGGGCGGCTGCGGACAAGGCTGAGgccgcgcgggggggggggggggcggccgaaAAAGGGGCCCGCCGGGCAGGGCGCGCaacccgccgccgcctcctggcCCGACGCCACCGCCACGTCTCCAGTCCGGCGCCGCCCGCCCAGCAGCCCGCCCGGGCAAGGGGGGAGgagagcagcccccccccccccgcctgcatcCCCGCCTGCATCCCTGCCTGGGCCGGCCGGCTCACCTGCTGCGGGTGGCGTCGGCGGCGGCGtcggtgctgctgctgcagccgggCCCGTCCCGGAGCCTCCGGGCGAGAGATCCAATGGGGCGAGAGCTCCAATGGGGCGGGGGGACGGCCGGAAGCAGCGTCACGACAGCCGCCGCCGTCGGGGGGGCCGGAAGCAGCGAgaaggaggcggaggaggagcGGCCATGGAGCTGCCGGCGGCCCAGCACCAGCACCAGCAGCAACTGCGCAGCGTGAGCGGCCCGCCGGCCggccgggaggggaggggaggggagggggggaggggcggccGGGGGGCTTGCTTGACCGACGGGGCGGGGTTGGGTCTCGTTGCAGCTGCGGGACTTCCTGCTCGTCTACAACCGCATGACGGAGCTGTGCTTCCAGCGCTGCGTCTGCAACCTCAACTACCGCGCCCTGGCCCGGGAAGAGGTGAGCCCCGACGGGAGgggaggcgaggcgaggcggCGCCCCCCCCAGCCCCCGAGGCGCCCCCCCACCTGCCCCTCTCGCTCTCTCCGCCCGCAGGAGGCCTGCCTGGAGGGCTGCGCCGGGAAGCTGGTGCGCTCCAACCACCGCCTGATGGCCGCCTACGTCGACCTCATGCCCGCCCTGCTCCAGCGCCGCCTGGCCGACTACGAAGCCGCCGACGCCAGCCGGCCCGCCGACGCCCTCGCCGGACCCTAGGctccccgggggtggggggtgggggggccctCTGCTCCAGAGAGTGGCCCTGCAAGAGGAGCGCCCGGGGACCTCCAGGCCCCGAGTTGGCCTTCtccccttgctcctgtctcccgAGGGCCTCAGCCGTCCTGGGCGGGAGACTCCGCAGAGATCCTCCAAAGCCGCCGCGGACGTGGCTGGGCTGGACAAACGGCGTGGGAACGGCCGGCCCCTCGCTGAAGCCCGGAACGGGGCCGTGGGCTCCCGCATTTCTCCTGCAGTGCTGCTCCCTTGGCGCCCAACGCCCTCCGccagcgtccccccccccccccccccccgcagcaagcagGCCTTTCAGTGCTGCAGAAGTTGGTGGCAAGTTTATAACAGCAGAatatttcaaagcaggctctgtGTGACTTTAGGATAAACGTGATCCCTAACTGACCTAAAGAAAATGAATGTTTCAAACTCTGAAGAGCAGTCACTCTGAGGAAGTCTGAAGAAacgcagcccccctcccccccccccccaaatgcggGGCCCACCAGcaccttccctgccccccaccaaATAAGTGGGACGGACCAGACAGGCTGCTCTGGATTTCTGATGTTTGTGGACAGAGGCTTTAAGTAAAGTACTTTAAAAACCTGGAGCGGTTTGATTTCCTTCATCCTCTCTCTGCGCCTCCTTGTaaccagcccccaccccacccctttcagCAAAGCtgcctcttttaaaataaaaagcgaTTGCTTTGGACTTTGGAGGACGTCTTTCCATTTGCACAAGTGCTGAGCTGAGTGGTGTTGTGGGCATGgtccccagctgctgcagctgctgcctgtCCCACAAAACCAGGCCCTGAGGTTGCTCCATTTC is a genomic window of Heteronotia binoei isolate CCM8104 ecotype False Entrance Well unplaced genomic scaffold, APGP_CSIRO_Hbin_v1 ptg000881l, whole genome shotgun sequence containing:
- the TIMM10B gene encoding mitochondrial import inner membrane translocase subunit Tim10 B isoform X2; the protein is MELPAAQHQHQQQLRSLRDFLLVYNRMTELCFQRCVCNLNYRALAREEEACLEGCAGKLVRSNHRLMAAYVDLMPALLQRRLADYEAADASRPADALAGP
- the TIMM10B gene encoding mitochondrial import inner membrane translocase subunit Tim10 B isoform X1; protein product: MELPAAQHQHQQQLRSLRDFLLVYNRMTELCFQRCVCNLNYRALAREEVSPDGRGGEARRRPPQPPRRPPTCPSRSLRPQEACLEGCAGKLVRSNHRLMAAYVDLMPALLQRRLADYEAADASRPADALAGP